CGTCGAGCAGGCGAAGACCGCCGGCCGGCTGCTGCGCGCCGACGGCTACGAGTTCGACATCTGCCACACCAGCGTGCTCAAGCGCGCCATCCACACGCTGTGGCACTGCCTGGACGAGATGGACCGCCAGTGGCTGCCCACCGTCAAGTCCTGGCGCCTGAACGAGCGCCACTACGGCGCGCTGCAGGGCCTGAACAAGGCCGAGACGGCCAGGAAGTTCGGCGACGAGCAGGTGCTGGTCTGGCGCCGCAGCTACGACATCCCGCCGCCGGCGCTGGAGCCGGGCGACCCGCGCTGCGAGCGCAGCGACCCGCGCTACGCTCGCCTGGCGGCCGGCGAGGTGCCCCTGACCGAGTGCCTGAAGGACACGGTGGTCCGCGTGCTGCCGTTCTGGAACGAGTCGATGGCGCCGGCCATCCGCTCGGGCAAGCGGCTGCTGGTGTCGGCGCACGGCAACTCGATCCGGGCCCTGGTCAAGTACCTGGACGGCATCTCCGACGCCGACATCGTGGGCCTGAACATCCCCAACGGCATTCCGCTGGTGTACGAGCTCGACGCCGACCTGCGGCCGATCCGGCACTACTACCTGGGCGATGCCGAAGCCGCTGCCAAGGCCGCGGCGGCGGTCGCCAGCCAGGGCAAGGCCTGATCGGCGGGCCTCCGCCGGCAACTGGCGGAGGTGAGCGCTGGCTCAGCCGTCGGGGCTTTTTACACGCCGTGCCGCGCTCTTCCGGAACCCCCGGGTAACGGTAGCGTCATAGTGTCGTCTCAGGTGTATATTGAAAAATCGAGAGGACTACAGGTTTCGCATGGGCCACAAACTCAAGATTGCCGGCTGGGTTTCCGTCGGGGCGTTGGCCGGTGCCCTGACCACCGTCTCGCTGCAGACCGTCGCACGCGCTTCGTTGGCTCCGCTGCCGCTGGAAGAACTGCAGCAGCTGGCCGCCGTCTTCGGCATGGTCAAGAGCGACTACGTCGAGCCGGTCGACGACAAGAAGCTGATCACCGACGCCATCTCCGGCATGGTGGCCAGCCTCGACCCGCATTCGCAGTACTTCGACAAGAAGTCGTTCAAGGAATTCCGCGAGGGCACCTCCGGCCGCTTCGTCGGCGTCGGCATCGAGATCACCCAGGAAGACGGGCTGGTCAAGGTGGTGTCGCCGATCGAGGGTTCGCCCGCCTTCCGCGCCGGCCTCAAGACCAATGACCTGATCACCAAGGTCGACGACAGCATGGTCAAGGGGCTGACGCTGTCCGAGGCCGTCAAGAAGATGCGGGGCGAGCCCGGCACCAAGGTGACGCTGACCATCTTCCGCAAGGACGAGAACCGCAGCTTCCCCGTCACCATCACGCGCGAGGAGATCAAGACCGTCTCGGTCAAGGGCAAGGTGCTCGAGCCGGGCTACGGCTGGATCCGCCTGTCGCAGTTCCAGGAACGCACGGTCGAGGACTTCGTGCGCAAGGTCGACGAGATCTACAAGGCCGAGCCCAACCTCAAGGGGCTGGTGCTGGACCTGCGCAACGACCCGGGCGGCCTGCTCGACGCGGCGGTGGCGATCTCGGCGGCGTTCCTGCCCGAGAACGTGACCGTGGTGTCCACCAACGGCCAGCTGGCCGAGAGCAAGTTCGTCTACAAGGCCTCGCCCGAGTTCTACCAGCGCCGCGCCGGCCCCGACCCGCTGCGCCGGTTGCCGGCGGCGCTGAAGAACGTGCCGCTGGTGGTGCTGGTCAACGAAGGCTCGGCCTCGGCCAGCGAGATCGTCGCCGGCGCCCTGCAGGATCACAAGCGCGCCGCCATCCTGGGCAGCCAGACCTTCGGCAAGGGCTCGGTGCAGACCGTGCGTCCGCTCGGCCCCGACACCGGGCTGAAGCTGACCACGGCGCGCTACTACACGCCCAGCGGCAAGTCGATCCAGGCGCGCGGCATCGTGCCCGACGTGCTGATCGACGAAAGCGAGGAAGGCAACCTGTTCTCGCTGCTGCGCACGCGCGAGGCCGACCTCGAGAAGCACCTGGGCAATGGCCAGGGCCCGGAGGCGAAGGATCCCGCGCTGGAAAAGCGCCGCGAGGAAGCCCGCAAGCGGGCCGAGGAGGAAGCCCGCAAGCCGGCATCGGAGCGCAAGCTGCCCGAATACGGCGTGCTGGAAAAGGACTTCCAGCTGGTGCAGGCGCTCAACCAGCTCAAGGGCCGGCCGGTGCTCGTGAGCAAGACCCAGGTGATCGAGAACAAGAACGAGAAGAAGGAGCAGTGACGCGTCCTGCGCTCACCGAAGGGCCGGCCTCGCGCCGGCTTTTCTTTTGCGCCCACAATCGGCTGCCATGACCGATGAGGAATTGCTGCGCTACTCGCGCCACATCCTGCTGGAGGAAATCGGCGTCGAGGGGCAGGAGCGGCTGGCGGCCAGCCATGCGCTGGTGATCGGCGCCGGCGGGCTCGGCTCGCCGGTGGCGCTGTACCTGGGCACGGCGGGCGTCGGGCGCCTCACGCTGGTGGACCACGACCACGTGGACCTGACCAACCTGCAGCGGCAACTGGCGCACGCCCTGGACCGGGTCGGCCAGCCCAAGGCGCAGTCGGCGCGCGTCGCGGTGGCGGCGCTCAATCCGCACGTGCACGTCGAGCCGGTCGTCGCCCACGCCGACGCGGCCCTGCTCGACCGGCTGGTGCCGCAGGCCGACGTGGTGCTGGACTGCTGCGACAACTTCGCCACCCGCCAGGCCATCAACGCGGCCTGCGCGCGCCACCGCAAGCCGCTGGTGTCGGGCGCGGCGATCCGCTTCGACGGCCAGGTGGCGGTCTACGACACGCGCGATGCCGCGTCGCCCTGCTACGCCTGCCTGTTCCCGCCCGACAGCGCGCCCGAGGAAACGCGCTGTGCGACGCTGGGCGTGTTTGCACCGCTGGTGGGCATCATCGGCTCGATCCAGGCGGCCGAGGCCCTGAAGCTGCTGTGCGGCATCGGCCCCTCTCTGGCCGGCCAGCTGCTGATGCTCGATGCGCGCGGCATGGAGTGGAACCGCATGCGCACGCCGCGCCGGCCGCAGTGCCCGGTGTGCGGCGATCGCCAAGCAACCGTGCCCTAGGGAACGACCGGCTGGCCGGGCCGCCCGATGCCGCCGGCATCGGCCGCCTGCGCCGGCGTGCGCGCGGACGGCCGCTGGGCCTGCTGCGTACCGGCACCCGCACCGGCCGGCGGCTTGCCACGGCCCGCCGCCCCCGGCCCTGCCCCCATGCGCTTGGCGGGCTCGCCATCGCTGCCGGCGGCTGCCGGCCCCTTGTCCAGCCGGGCTTCGGCGCGCGGCGCCGCGGCCGACCGCAGCGTGGCCGCGCAGTCGGCATCGTGGCCGGGACCGGTCTCGATGGTGGCGGCCAGCGCCAGCAGCGGATTGATGGCACCCAGCGCGATCGCCAAAGCGCCGCGGCCGGCCAGCGCGCCCTTGTCGAGGCCGACCTGGGGTGCGCCGAAGGTGCCCGCCATGCGCAGCGGCGAACGCACGCTGAGGATGCTGGCGTCCTTCGGATAGGGCCGGATCAACAGGTCCATGGCCTCGCTCGCCAGGTTGATGGTGCCGCCGCCGTAGAACACGGTGTCGTCGGTGTCCAGCACCAGCGCGCGCGACGTCATCAGGCCGTTCTCGACATCGAAGGCGGTGGCCGCGCAGCGCAGTTGCACCCGGTTGTCGCCCTCGACGAGGAATTTCATGATCTCGCCGCCGTCCAGGCCGGCGAATTCGAGCAGCAGGTTGCTGATCTGCCCCTTGCCCATCAGCAGCGCCAAGTGGCCGTCGGCGCTGGCCAGCAACTGCGCCACCGAGCGGCCGCGTGCCGACAGGTCGATCTGGCCCTGGATCTTGCCGAAGCTGTTGCGCATCGATTCCGAGCGCGGCACCAGCCGGCCCAGTTCCAGCCCGCGTGCGTCGAGCCGGGTCTGCACCGCCGCCGGCTGCGCGTTCGCGTCGATGCGCACCATGCCGGCCAGGCGGCCGCCCGCCACCCCCAGGTCCAGCGGGTCGAGCAGCAGCACGCCGCCGTGCAGGCGCACGCGCACGCCCATGCGGTCCAGCGGCAGTCCCTTGGCGTTGATGACCCGGGCGGCGTCGACGCGCACGTCCGCGTCCATGGCTCGCAGCCGGCCGACGTCCAGCGGCGCCGCCGGCAACACCTTGCGGCCCGGGTCCTTGGGCGCCTTGGGTGCCTTGAGGTCTGCGGGCGGCGCGGCTTTCGCCGACACCGGAGCCTTGGCCGGGGTCGGCGCCGGCGGCTTCGCTCCGCGCCCTTCTTTTTCCAGGCCGATCACCGGCGCCAGGTCCTCGAAATCGAGCAGCCGCGACTGCAACCGCCCGGTCAACAGCGGACGCGGCCCCGAGCGCTCGTACGACAGCTCGCCCTTCAAGTCGGTGTCGCCGAGCCGGGCGTCGATGCCGCGCACCTGCCAGGCCTCGCCCTGCCTGGACAACTGGGCGGTGACCGCATAGCGCGGCGTGTCGGGCAGGGTCACGCCCACCAACCGGTACAACTCGGCCAGGTTGGGGCCTTGCAGGCGGAAATCGACGTTGGCGCCCTCGAGGCTGGCCAGGCTGGCCACGCTGCCGCTGGCGTGCAACTGCGTGCCGCCGATGCTCGCCTGCACCTGCGCCGGAAACGGCTGCTGCAACGGCGCGCTCAGGTACAGCACGTCGCCGGTGCGGCCTTCGGCGCGAAAAGGCTGGTCGCGCCAGCGGCCCTGCGCCTCGAAGCGCAGGGGCATGGGTGGCCCCCCGGCCTGTCCGCCACTGGCGCCCGCGCCGGGCTCGATGGCGAACCGGGTGCGGATATCGGCGCCGTTGTGCCGGGCGACGTAGTGCAGCGTGCCCTCGTCCACCCGCAGCGCGCCGATCGCCGGCACGTTCTTCTCGTCGGAGGTGTCGCCTCCCAGCGCCCAGGTGCGGCGGCCATCCGGCTCGACCTGCAGCCCGATCTGCGGCCGCGCCAGGTGCACCGAGGGCAACACGATCTGCCGGCGCAGCAGCAGCGGCAGCAGTCGCACCGCCACCTCGGCGCGTTCGGCCTTGACCAGGAAGGGATCCTGCGCCCAGCCGGGATTGGCGAACTCGACCCCGTCCATCAGCACGCGCGTGGTGCGCCCCAGCTTCACATCGAGCTGGCGCGTGATCGCGAAATGGCGGCCGGTCCTTTCGCTGACGTAGCGGTTCAGCGGGCCACGCAGCAAGTCCCAGGGGAACAGCGCGATGAGGAGGACCAGCGCGGCGCAGACCGCCGCCAGCACCAGCAACACCTTGAACCAGCGGCGCGTGCGCAGGGGCTGCGGGGCCGCGGCACTGCCCATGGGTTTCAGGCGCCGCTCATCGCGCGCCGCCCGCATGTGCCGCCGGCACCGGCGCAACCAGCGAGTGGCCGGCATCGCCCGGCTCGCCCAACGCGACGAGCGCGGCCGCGGCCAGGATGCCGAAGAAGATCATCAGGGTGTCGAGGACCAGTTTCATGGCCGAAGGCGTGCGGGGGCTGAACCGCGGCCAGTGTGGCGGCCGACGTTGCGCGACCCGGTCAGCACCCTGCGTGAGGTCCTGTCGTCCGCTGCCTACATCCCAACGCCGGTAGGAGCGCTCCTACGGCCGCGCTGCGCCGCCGGCCGCACAATGCAAGGGCCGGCGGGCAATGGCGCGGCGGCATTGCATGGTCGGTCGAGCCGACGACAGCCGCCTGTGGAACTGAAAGCCTTCATCGTCGAAGACAACGCAACGATCCGCGAGAACCTGATCGGCGCGCTGGAGGAACTGGCCTCGATCAAGGTGCTCGGGTGGGCCGAAACGGAAAGCGACGCCCGCGGCTGGCTGTCGCAGCCCGGCGCGGCCTGGGACCTGGCCATCGTGGACCTGTTCCTCAAGCAAGGCAGCGGGCTGGGCATCCTCGACGCGCTGCGCGGGCGGCGGCCCGGCCAGCGGGTGGTGGTGCTGTCCAATTACGCCACCACGGACATGCGCAAGCGCTGCTCGCAACTGGGCGCCGACGCGGTGTTCGACAAGTCCAACGAGATCGACGCGCTGATCGACTACTGCATGCAGCAGTCGCATGCGCGCGCATGAGGGTGGGCTGCCGGCGGCCTTCGCCCGACGCCCGCGGCGCAGCGGCCCTCGAGGTTCGGCCGAAAGGCCCGGCGCCTGTCAGTCGATCAGCTTGTTCTTCAGCGCGTAGTAGGTGAGGTCGCTGTTGGAAGCCAGGCTCATCTTCTCCATCAGCCGCGTGCGGTAGGTGCTGACGGTCTTGACGCTGAGCGACAGCGCCTTGGCGATGTCGCCCGCGGTCTCGCCCTTGGCGAGCTTGAGGAACACCTGGAATTCGCGTTCGGACAACTGCTCGTGCGGCGCCCCGCCTTCCTTGCGATTGAGCTGCTGCGCCAGCAGCTCGGCCACCGCTGGCGAGATGTAGCGCCGGCCCAAGGCGATGGTGCGGATCGCGTTGACGATCTCCATCGGCTCGCATTCCTTGTTCAGGTAGCCGCTGGCGCCCTGGCGTATCAGGTTCATCGCGTAATGCTCCTCCGGGTAGCCCGAGAGGATCAGGATGCCCACGTCGGGCGCCTTCGCGCGGATCATGCCGAGCGCATCGATGCCGCTCTGGCCCGGCATGGACAGGTCCATCACCAGCACGTCCAGCTCGGTGGTTCGCACCAGGTCGATGGCCTCGCGGCCGCTGGCGGCTTCGCCGACCACGCGCAGATCGACCTGCTCGGAGAAGAACTGCTTGAGGCCCGAGCGCACGATGGCATGGTCATCCACAATGCCGACTTTGATCATGTCTGTACTCTTTCCAGTGCCTGTTTCGCCATTGGCATTGTGGCCCAAGGCGAAACCGAAATGGCCTACCCTTGAGCCATGATTATTCCGGGTTTCATTGTCGTCCGGTGCCGCTGTCCGTGATGGTCGAGCACTCGAAAGGACTACCGGCGACGGCGATCAGCCTGCTGCTCGCGGTTCTGGCGGCCTGCGTACTGATCGGCATCAACGAGGCCGGCTACAACCGCTCGCGCGCCGAGCTCGACAGCATGGCGGGCGAAGTGCGGGCGCGCACCGCGATCAACCGCCTGCTGCAGCTGGTGGTCGACGCCGAGACCGGCTCGCGCGGCTTCCTGCTCACCGGCGATGCGCGCTACCTCGAGCCCTACAACGCCGCCGTGGCCGACATCGGCCAGGGCCTGGAGACGCTGCAGGTGGCGTACGCCGGCGCGCCCGAGGAGTCGGTGATCATCGGCCAGCTCACCCGCAACGTGCAGCGCAAGCTGGCCGAGATGGAACTGTCGGTGAACATGCGCAAGCAGGGCAAGGAGGACGCCTGGAAGTTCGTGCTGCTCAGCGACATCGGCAAGCAGCAGATGGACGCCATCCGCGAGCAGGCCGGCCGCCTGATCCAGTCGACGGCGCTGCGCATCGACGCCAGTCAGGCGCAGGTGCGCGCCTCGCTGCTGTATGCCCGCATAGGCATCGGCGTCGTCACGCTGGCGGCACTGCTCGCGTTCTGGCTGTACCTGCGACAGGGCGCCGCGCTGAAGGCGGCCGGCGAGCGCCAGCAGCAGGTGCTGCAGCAGGAGCGCGACCTGCTGGAGCGGCAGGTGCGCGAACGCACCGCCACCCTGGCCGAACTGGCCACGCACCTGCAGCAGGTGCGCGAGGACGAACGCGGCCACCTCGCGCGCGAACTGCACGACGAGCTGGGCGCGCTGCTCACCGCCGCCAAGCTCGATGTCGCGCGGCTGAAGTCGCGCCTGGGCGGCCAGCCGGCCGAGGTCGGCCAGCGGCTGCAGCACCTGACCGACACGCTCAACAGCGGCATCGCGCTGAAGCGCCGCATCATCGAGGACCTGCGGCCGTCGGCGCTGGCCAACCTGGGGCTGACGGCCTCGCTGGAGATCCTGGCGCGCGAGTTCTCCGAACGGTCCGGCATCGACGTGGCCGCCAGCCTGGAGCCGGTGGAACTCGATGCGTCCGACCAGCTCACGGTCTACCGGCTGGTGCAGGAGTCATTCACCAACATGGCCAAGTACGCGCACGCGAAGCACGCGCAGGTGAGCGTGCACGGCTACGACAACCACGTCGAAGTGGCGGTGCGGGACGACGGCCGCGGGTTCGATCCGGCGCAGGCGCGGCCGTCCAGCCACGGGCTGGCGGGCATGCGCCACCGGGTCGAGGCTGCCGGCGGCAAGCTCACGGTGAGCACCCGGCCCGGCAACGGCACCCGCGTGGTGGCCGTGCTGCCGCGCCGGGCCGGCGCCTGACAAGCACCCAAAAGGCTGTAGTCGCCCTCCTACAGGCCCCCGCCTAGCCTGCCGACAGACGGTCACGCTTGCGGCTGATCAGCCATGGCTGATGTCGCCGCTTACGCTCATTGCTCGCCCGCTTGCCGCAGCAGCGCACGCGACGCAGCCGCGCCCGCGGCAGACCACCACGAACGAGAGGACATTTCCATGGCTTACACCAGCAGATCGCTCCACGCCGGAGCCGGCCCGCAGTCGCTTGCCGACGGCGCGATGGACAAGATGCGCGACATGCGCCAGGGCGCGCAGGACCTCGCCAGCCGGAGCCTGTCGGCCGTCGGCGATACCGCCAGCGCCGCGCAGGAGCGCTTCGGCCGCTACGCCGGCGCCACCGGCCGCTACGTGACGGAGCAGCCGATCAAGTCGGCCCTGATCGCCGCCGCCATCGGCGCCGCGGTGGCCGCCATCGTGATGGTCGCTCGCAGCCGCCGCCACAGCCGCTACTACTACTGACCGCGGCCCCGAATGAGCCTGGTGCACCCCCTCTTCTCGGTGCTGGTGAGCCGGCCCGAACTGGTCATGGACCATGTGGCCGGCTACGCCGCGCTCGCGCAGGAGGAAGCAGCCTCCATGGGCGGCGCGGTGACCCGGCGCGCGATCGCCTGGGCCGCCTGCGGCGTCTGCGCCCTGCTGTTCGTGCTGCTGGCGGGGGTGGCGGTGATGCTGGGCGCGGTGACCGACGGCTTCCACTGGGCGCTGCTGCTGGTGCCGGCCGTGCCGCTGGCGGGAACCGGGGTCGCCTGGGGCATCGCGCGCAAGCAGCTGCCCTCGCGCGCGTTCGCCGAGCTGCGCGCGCAGCTCGACGCCGACGTGCAGGCGCTGCGCACGCTCGGGGGGCGCCCGTGAGCGCCGGCAGCGACCGCCTGGAACGCAGCCGGCTCGCGATACTCGAACACATCCACCGCAAGGAGCTGCGGCGCCAGGGCGGGCCCGGCGACGGCCATCCAGAGGCCGCGGGAACCGCGGGTGAAGCCCCGCGCCACCGCCACTCTGCCAGACCGGTCTGGTACGCCTCGGCCCAGGAAGTCGTGGAAGGCTGGTGGAAGCACCACCCGGCGCACATGGCGGTCGATCTGGCTCGGCCGACGCTGGCCTCCTATGCGCGCCGCAAGCCGATGCAGTACCTGGGCCTGGCGGCGCTGGCCGGCGCGGCCCTGTTCTTCATGCGACCGTGGAAGCTGATCTCGGTCACCGGGGTGTTGCTGGCGCTGGTGAAGTCGCCGCAGATGGCGTCGGTCGTGATGCAGGCGCTTTCGACCTCGCGCAACCCGGCGGGCGACGAGCCGCAACCCGGATGAACCACGCGCGGGCCGGAAGTGGTGCGGCCGGCCCGCGCGATCCAGCCAAGCACCGAACTGAAGCAGGACATCGGGAGAACAAGATGAAGCAGTACGCACGAGCCCTGGCCATCGCCGCGCTGGCGGGCGCGACCCTCGCCTCGACCGGCTGCGCCGTGATGCGCGGCCAGGAAACCGCCGGCTCCTACGTCGACGACGCCGCCACCACCACCGCCGTGAAAACGCGGTTCGTGGAAGACAAGACGGTGGATGCCGCCGCCATCAAGGTCGAGACCCTCCAGGGCACGGTGCAGCTCTCCGGCTTCGCCAAGTCCAATGCCGAGAAGGCCCAGGCCGAATACCTGGCGCGCAACACCAAGGGCGTGCGCGCGGTCAGGAACGACATCATCGTGCGGCCCGGCGGCTGAGCGGCCGCCGTTCCTGCGGACGCGGCGCCGGCAGGCCGATCAGCCGATCAGCCGATCAGCCGCTGGCCAGCGTGAGCTGGTCGTTCACGCGCCGCACGCCCCTGACGGCGTGCGCGATTTCGCCGGCGCGCGCCCGCATCGCGGCGGTCGGCACCGAGCCGCTGAGCGTGACGATGCCGTCGCGCGTGTCCACGTCGATGCGCACGGTGCGCAGTTCCGCGTCGGCCGCCAGCTGGGCCCTCACTCCGGCGGTGATCTGCGGATCGGGCGCCCGGCCGCCGGCCGGTGGCGGCAACGCCCCCGGCACGGCCGGCGGCAGCGCCGCCGAGGACGCCGCGCCCATGGTGCTGGTGCGCGGGTCGGCCTCGTCGCCATCGGCGCCGGCCGGCCGTTCGGCCTGGCGAGGCGCCGTGCCGGTCGAGGTGCGCTGCGCAACCGGTTCGGCCCGATCACGCGCATCGGGCCCATCGGACACGGGCTTGCAACCGCCCAGTGACAGCAGCAGGGCGGCCGCGCCAGCGGCCAGGGCCGGGTTCAGCAGAAAAGCCATGGTCTTGTTCTCCGTCGGTTCGGGCGGCTGGGCCGCACTGAGCCGAATCTAGGAAGCGCCGCCCGTCCTGTCCGGCCGCCAAGGCCGCGAGCGGCTGTAGGACCTCGCGCACGCGTGGCCAGCCGCCGCTCAACCCAGCAGGCGGGGCGGGCGGCCGCCGCGGCGCCGGTCGGCCTTGGGCAGGACCGCGGCCGCCACCATCGACTCCGCGCGTGCCTGCAGGGCGACCAGCGACGCGTCCAGTGCCTCCAGGTGCTCGGGGTCCAGCACGTCCAGCATCTCGCGATTGATGGCGGCCACCAGCGGGAACAGCTCGGCATACACCTGCTGGCCGCGCGCAGTCAGGGCCAGCCGGGCTTCGCGCCGGTCGGCCGGGCCGGGTTGCCGCAGCACCAGTTGCTTGGCCACCAGCGAGGTCACCGCCCGCGATGTGCGTGCGCGGTCGAGCTGGGCGCGCTCGGCAAGCTGCGAGGACATCAGCCCCGGCTGGCGGGCCAGAATGGCCAGCAGCCGCCATTCGCGCCGGGTGATGCCGAAGCGGCCTTCGCACAGCCGGATCACCATGCTGCCGGCCGTGGCCAGCAGCCGCGCGAGACGGTAGAGCAGCAGGTCGTCGAGCGCCGTTGGCTGGCCCAGGCGTTGCGCCACGGATTGGGGTTTCCGAGAGGGAAAGTTGATTAGATCAATCGATTGTGCGTCACCTAGAGTGGGCGCTGCCCGCGCTACCAAGGAGACGACATGGGCCTGAGACAACTGCTTGCGGGCCTGCTGCTGGCCGCCGTGGCCGCCTGGGTCCCTTCCGCCCGGGCCCAGGACAAGCCCCCGCTCAAGATCCTCGTGGGCTTCCCGCCCGGCGGGTCCGCCGACGTGATCGCCCGGCTGGTGGGCGATGCGATCCGCGACGACTTCGGCAGCGTCGTGGTGGAGAACCGGCCCGGCGCCGGCGGCCGCATCGCGCTCAACGCCGTCAAGGCGGCCAGGCCCGACGGGCACACCGTGATCATCCTGCCCAGCGGGCCGATGGTGCTGTTCCCCCACGTCTACCGCAAGCTCGATTACGACCCGGTGAAGGACTTCACCCCGGTGTCGCAGCTGGCGGTGTTCCAGTTCGGCGTGGTATCGGGGCCGGCCAGCGGCGCGAAGTCGGTGGCCGAGATGCTGGCCAAGGCCAAGGCCGACCCGAAAGGCGCGACCTACGGCTCGCCCGGCCTGGGCACGCTGCCGCACTTCATGGGCGTGCTGATGGAGCAGAGCACCGGCGTGCCCTTCACCCACGTGCCGTTCCAGGGCGGCGCGCCGGCCAACAACGCGCTGGTGGGCGGCCACATCGGCTACAAGTTCGACGTGGTGTCGGAGACCGCCGAGCTGCACCGCAGCGGCAAGGTCCGCATCGTCGCCGTCACCGGGCCCCAGCGCGATCCACAGGTACCCGAGGTGCCCACCCTGAAGGAATCGGGCGTGGACATGGTCGCCACCGCCTGGTTCGCCATGTATGCGCCGGCCGGCATTCCGCCCGAGGCGCTGGCCCACCTGGAGCGCTCGGTGGCCAAGGCAGTGAAGTCGCCGGCCCTGCGCGAGCGCTTCCTCAAGCTCGGCTACGAGCCGGTCGGCTCGACCTCGGCCGAACTCGCGGCGGCGCAGCGCGCCGACCTCGCCCGCTGGGAAAAGCCGATCAAGGCCACCGGCGTCGTGCTCGACTGATCCGCTTCTTTCCCTTGCCCTGCTACCCGGAGCCCCCGCATGCGCCACCCCCTTCCGTCCCGCCTGTCTGCCGCGCTGGCCGCGGCCGCTGCCGTTGCCACCCTCGCGGCGCCGGCCCTGGCACAAACCGCCGCCTGGCCGACCAAGCCGGTCAAGGTGCTGGTCGGCTCGCCCCCCGGCGGCCCGTCGGACCTCACCGCCCGCAGCTTTGCCGAGCAGCTGGGCAAGCGCACCAGCCAGCCGGTGGTGGTGGAGAACCGGCCGGGTGCCGGCAACAACCTGGCCGCCGGCCTCGCCGCCAAGGCCGAGCCGGATGGCCACACCCTGGTGCTCAGCCCCGACACCGTGCTGACCGTCAACCCGCTGGTCTATCGCAACACCGGGTTCGATGCGCGCACCGACCTGACCTCGGTGTCCGTGCTGGCCAGCTTCACCCAGATGCTGGTGTGCAACCCGGCCACCGGCGTCGGCACGGTGGCCGAGCTGGCCGGCAAGGCCAAGGCGGGCCCGCTCACCTATGCCTCGGGCGGACCCGGCGTGCCCGGCCACCTGGCCGCCGAGATGTTCGTGCAGGCCGCGGGCATCAGGATGCAGCACGTGCCCTACCGCGGCCCGGCGCCCGCCACCCTGGGTGTGCTGGCCGGCGAGGTGAACTGCGGTTTCCTGGCCACGCCGACCGTGATCCAGCACGTCAAGGCCGACAAGCTCAAGGCGCTGGCAGTTTCTTCCGCCACGCCGTCGCCGCTGGCGCCCGATGTGCCGACGCTGGCCAAGGCCCTGAACCAGCCCGAGCTGGACGCCAGCTTCCGGCT
The sequence above is a segment of the Ramlibacter tataouinensis genome. Coding sequences within it:
- the gpmA gene encoding 2,3-diphosphoglycerate-dependent phosphoglycerate mutase codes for the protein MYKLVLVRHGESTWNLENRFTGWTDVDLTPTGVEQAKTAGRLLRADGYEFDICHTSVLKRAIHTLWHCLDEMDRQWLPTVKSWRLNERHYGALQGLNKAETARKFGDEQVLVWRRSYDIPPPALEPGDPRCERSDPRYARLAAGEVPLTECLKDTVVRVLPFWNESMAPAIRSGKRLLVSAHGNSIRALVKYLDGISDADIVGLNIPNGIPLVYELDADLRPIRHYYLGDAEAAAKAAAAVASQGKA
- a CDS encoding S41 family peptidase — encoded protein: MGHKLKIAGWVSVGALAGALTTVSLQTVARASLAPLPLEELQQLAAVFGMVKSDYVEPVDDKKLITDAISGMVASLDPHSQYFDKKSFKEFREGTSGRFVGVGIEITQEDGLVKVVSPIEGSPAFRAGLKTNDLITKVDDSMVKGLTLSEAVKKMRGEPGTKVTLTIFRKDENRSFPVTITREEIKTVSVKGKVLEPGYGWIRLSQFQERTVEDFVRKVDEIYKAEPNLKGLVLDLRNDPGGLLDAAVAISAAFLPENVTVVSTNGQLAESKFVYKASPEFYQRRAGPDPLRRLPAALKNVPLVVLVNEGSASASEIVAGALQDHKRAAILGSQTFGKGSVQTVRPLGPDTGLKLTTARYYTPSGKSIQARGIVPDVLIDESEEGNLFSLLRTREADLEKHLGNGQGPEAKDPALEKRREEARKRAEEEARKPASERKLPEYGVLEKDFQLVQALNQLKGRPVLVSKTQVIENKNEKKEQ
- a CDS encoding HesA/MoeB/ThiF family protein, whose protein sequence is MTDEELLRYSRHILLEEIGVEGQERLAASHALVIGAGGLGSPVALYLGTAGVGRLTLVDHDHVDLTNLQRQLAHALDRVGQPKAQSARVAVAALNPHVHVEPVVAHADAALLDRLVPQADVVLDCCDNFATRQAINAACARHRKPLVSGAAIRFDGQVAVYDTRDAASPCYACLFPPDSAPEETRCATLGVFAPLVGIIGSIQAAEALKLLCGIGPSLAGQLLMLDARGMEWNRMRTPRRPQCPVCGDRQATVP
- a CDS encoding AsmA family protein, giving the protein MGSAAAPQPLRTRRWFKVLLVLAAVCAALVLLIALFPWDLLRGPLNRYVSERTGRHFAITRQLDVKLGRTTRVLMDGVEFANPGWAQDPFLVKAERAEVAVRLLPLLLRRQIVLPSVHLARPQIGLQVEPDGRRTWALGGDTSDEKNVPAIGALRVDEGTLHYVARHNGADIRTRFAIEPGAGASGGQAGGPPMPLRFEAQGRWRDQPFRAEGRTGDVLYLSAPLQQPFPAQVQASIGGTQLHASGSVASLASLEGANVDFRLQGPNLAELYRLVGVTLPDTPRYAVTAQLSRQGEAWQVRGIDARLGDTDLKGELSYERSGPRPLLTGRLQSRLLDFEDLAPVIGLEKEGRGAKPPAPTPAKAPVSAKAAPPADLKAPKAPKDPGRKVLPAAPLDVGRLRAMDADVRVDAARVINAKGLPLDRMGVRVRLHGGVLLLDPLDLGVAGGRLAGMVRIDANAQPAAVQTRLDARGLELGRLVPRSESMRNSFGKIQGQIDLSARGRSVAQLLASADGHLALLMGKGQISNLLLEFAGLDGGEIMKFLVEGDNRVQLRCAATAFDVENGLMTSRALVLDTDDTVFYGGGTINLASEAMDLLIRPYPKDASILSVRSPLRMAGTFGAPQVGLDKGALAGRGALAIALGAINPLLALAATIETGPGHDADCAATLRSAAAPRAEARLDKGPAAAGSDGEPAKRMGAGPGAAGRGKPPAGAGAGTQQAQRPSARTPAQAADAGGIGRPGQPVVP
- a CDS encoding response regulator, which codes for MELKAFIVEDNATIRENLIGALEELASIKVLGWAETESDARGWLSQPGAAWDLAIVDLFLKQGSGLGILDALRGRRPGQRVVVLSNYATTDMRKRCSQLGADAVFDKSNEIDALIDYCMQQSHARA
- a CDS encoding response regulator; translation: MIKVGIVDDHAIVRSGLKQFFSEQVDLRVVGEAASGREAIDLVRTTELDVLVMDLSMPGQSGIDALGMIRAKAPDVGILILSGYPEEHYAMNLIRQGASGYLNKECEPMEIVNAIRTIALGRRYISPAVAELLAQQLNRKEGGAPHEQLSEREFQVFLKLAKGETAGDIAKALSLSVKTVSTYRTRLMEKMSLASNSDLTYYALKNKLID
- a CDS encoding CHASE3 domain-containing protein, with protein sequence MVEHSKGLPATAISLLLAVLAACVLIGINEAGYNRSRAELDSMAGEVRARTAINRLLQLVVDAETGSRGFLLTGDARYLEPYNAAVADIGQGLETLQVAYAGAPEESVIIGQLTRNVQRKLAEMELSVNMRKQGKEDAWKFVLLSDIGKQQMDAIREQAGRLIQSTALRIDASQAQVRASLLYARIGIGVVTLAALLAFWLYLRQGAALKAAGERQQQVLQQERDLLERQVRERTATLAELATHLQQVREDERGHLARELHDELGALLTAAKLDVARLKSRLGGQPAEVGQRLQHLTDTLNSGIALKRRIIEDLRPSALANLGLTASLEILAREFSERSGIDVAASLEPVELDASDQLTVYRLVQESFTNMAKYAHAKHAQVSVHGYDNHVEVAVRDDGRGFDPAQARPSSHGLAGMRHRVEAAGGKLTVSTRPGNGTRVVAVLPRRAGA